From Zymoseptoria tritici IPO323 chromosome 6, whole genome shotgun sequence, one genomic window encodes:
- a CDS encoding peptidase C2, calpain (Peptidase C2, calpain), with translation ENAAKSWEQAAVECKAKVAAIEEECLRLNQKYTDAMFNLEENSYCLQSLGGRFPKAIDAPPWIKRVEDIFEKPQFFIDGASATDVHQGASGDCWFLAALMAVSAKPSLIDRLCIARNEKVGVYGFVFYRDGEWIYEVIDDKLFLRVGDDDDLEIVRGLDMAKKEGLVLKFDEEKLMKMLQKGGEALYFGHCKSEETWLPLIEKAYAKAHGDYFAIEGGFASEGIEDLTGGVAVVLDSEGILDKDRFWREQLLQVNKKYLFGGGSSPTGAKGFVGGHAYAVLEAWEEGDLRLLKLRNPWGEVEWEGDWSDGSKLWTADMMTKLKHTFGDDGVFWISYLDFLKHFPSINRVRLFDSSWSVGQQWTCCQIPWTVDYLDTQFKFTISERGPAVLVLAQPDDRYFYNLRGRYLYSLHFRVYREGDEEGKYIVRSMHNSGNEKVFTRSVSAEIEDLEPGTYGVVFKVTAVRSTVLSTAEEAIVKYAVDRKEKLLQVGRRFDYAQTKGNLKAMEAEIKRKKKLESREEVKKEWRKVRKMNKQERERARLRKQRVKEAMKERRKEFELKQRVRAKEKKEKAKTKAKAKAKKKERVGSANGQNDVQKAGHVSLASIEQSVKDEAKVSAADGIKGNEAEDKSADAVDPGDEPNPTATPTETRKGPTDLSHRLENLSISTETPSTKRSTPPCSSLAHDSPSSSSDDDEEDEAYDSPISPPSDLEDNDFSWDSDL, from the exons GAGAATGCCGCCAAGTCATGGGAGCAAGCGGCGGTAGAATGCAAGGCGAAAGTCGCCGCGATCGAGGAGGAATGCTTGCGGTTGAACCAGAAATACACTGATGCAATGTTTAACCTCGAGGAGAACTCATACTGCTTGCAGTCACTCGGCGGGAGGTTTCCAAAAGCC ATCGACGCCCCACCATGGATCAAGCGCGTGGAGGACATCTTCGAAAAGCCTCAATTCTTCATCGATGGCGCCTCCGCTACGGACGTCCATCAAGGAGCATCAGGCGACTGCTGGTTTCTCGCTGCCCTCATGGCCGTATCTGCCAAACCTTCCCTGATCGATCGCCTCTGCATAGCCCGGAACGAGAAAGTTGGTGTCTACGGTTTCGTCTTCTACCGCGATGGTGAGTGGATCTACGAAGTCATAGATGACAAGCTTTTCCTGAGGGtgggcgacgacgacgatttgGAAATTGTGAGGGGACTGGATATggcaaagaaggaggggCTGGTTCTGAAGTTTGATGAGGAGAAATTGATGAAAATGCTGCAGAAGGGTGGAGAGGCCTTGTATTTCGGGCATTGTAAGAGTGAGGAGACGTGGCTGCCGTTGATTGAGAAGGCTTATGCGAAGGCCCACGGCGACTATTTCGCCATTGAG GGAGGCTTCGCAAGCGAGGGTATCGAAGATCTGACTGGAGGTGTAGCCGTGGTGTTGGATAGTGAGGGCATCCTCGACAAGGATCGTTTCTGGCGAGAACAGCTTCTGCAAGTCAATAAGAAGTATCTCTTCGGAGGAGGCTCGTCGCCGACTGGAGCCAAAGGCTTTGTTGGTGGACATGCATATGCCGTGCTCGAGGCATGGGAAGAGGGCGATTTGAGGTTGCTCAAACTGCGGAACCCTTGGGGCGAG GTCGAGTGGGAAGGCGACTGGTCCGACGGCTCAAAACTCTGGACCGCGGACATGATGACCAAGCTCAAACATACGTTCGGCGACGATGGCGTCTTCTGGATCTCTTACCTCGACTTTCTCAAACACTTTCCAA GCATCAATCGCGTCCGCCTCTTCGACTCCTCATGGTCTGTCGGTCAGCAATGGACGTGCTGTCAGATACCCTGGACAGTCGACTACCTCGATACTCAATTTAAATTCACCATTTCCGAGCGCGGACCGGCTGTGCTTGTGCTCGCACAGCCCGACGATCGATACTTTTACAATTTGCGCGGACGATATCTCTACTCGCTGCACTTTCGGGTCTACCGCGAGGGAGACGAGGAAGGGAAGTATATCGTGCGATCGATGCATAACTCTGGGAACGAGAAAGTCTTCACGAGATCTGTGTCGGCGGAGatcgaagatctcgaaccCGGCACGTACGGAGTTGTGTTCAAGGTCACGGCTGTGCGGTCGACGGTCTTGTCaacggcggaggaggcgattgTCAAGTATGCGGTTGACAGGAAAGAGAAACTGCTCCAGGTTGGAAGACGCTTTGACTATGCGCAGACCAAGGGTAATTTGAAAGCGATGGAGGCTGAGATTAAGAGGAAAAAGAAGTTGGAGTCGAGAGAGGAGGTGAAAAAAGAGTGGCGGAAAGTGAGGAAGATGAACAAGCAGGAAAGGGAGAGGGCGAGATTGCGAAAGCAGAGGGTTAAGGAGGCGATGAAAGAGAGGAGAAAGGAGTTTGAGTTGAAGCAAAGGGTTCgagcgaaggagaagaaggagaaagccAAGACCAAGGCAaaagcgaaggcgaagaagaaagagCGTGTCGGTTCGGCGAATGGGCAGAACGATGTCCAGAAGGCCGGACATGTCAGTCTAGCTTCTATCGAGCAGTCAGTAAAGGATGAGGCAAAAGTATCTGCCGCGGATGGCATCAAAGGcaacgaagccgaagacaAGTCGGCCGATGCCGTCGATCCAGGAGATGAGCCAAACCCGACGGCCACGCCAACGGAAACGAGAAAAGGCCCGACTGATCTTTCGCATAGACTTGAAAACCTATCCATCAGCACAGAAACGCCGTCGACAAAACGTTCCACCcctccttgctcttctttAGCCCACgactctccatcttcttcttctgatgacgacgaagaggacgaggcaTACGACTCTCCGATTTCACCGCCGTCCGACCTCGAAGACAACGATTTCTCCTGGGACTCGGATCTGTAA